Genomic window (Gemmatimonadales bacterium):
CCTGGCGGCGTCACTGGTCGTCGCTGCAGGGACCCTCTCCGCCCAGCAAGCGCCGCCGCCCTACATCGCTGCGCTTCCCGGAATGGGTCGGCCGATCGACATCGCGGCCACCACGGGCCGGCGCCAGAGGTTGATGGACCGCCTGGGCGACGCGGTGGTCGTGATCCCCGCAGCGCGCGAGCGCGACATCGAGCAGGACTATCCGCAGGACAACGATCTGCGGCAGCACAACACCTTTTTCTATTTCTCGATGCTCGAGGCGCAGGACGCGTGGATCGTGATGAATGCCCGCGCGGCCGGGGCGGACGAAGCGGTCCTGCTGCTCCCGGAACGCAACCCGCGGCGCGAGCGATGGACCGGGATAAGGCTGGCTCCCGGCGCGGAAGCCGTGTCGCTCACGGGGTTTCCTTCCGCGCTGAGCGTGAGGGCGATCGACAGCGTCCTGACCGCCGCGATGTCCCGCGGCGTGCCGGTGTACGCGCCGCTGGACAATACCACGCGCTACGAACCCCTCGTTCAGCGCCTCCGTGGCGACTCGGCGCGGGTCCAGCTGCGGAACCTGCGCCCGGTGGTCGATTCCATGCGGCTGGTGAAAGAGCCGATCGAGATCGCGGCGCTGCGCAGGTCTGCCCAGATCAGCGCCGAGGCCCACGCCGACCTCATGAGGCAGGCCCGGCCGGGGATGTTCGAGTACCAGCTCGAGGCGATCATCGAGGCCGGTTTCCGGAGCCGCGGCGCCGACCGGCTCGGCTACCCGAGCATCGTGGGGAGCGGCATCAACGGCACCACGCTCCACTACGATGTGAACCGTCGCCAGACGCAGGCGGGCGACCTGGTGGTCGTGGACGCGGCGGCGGAGTGGGGCCAGTACACCGCCGACGTGACGCGCACCTTCCCCATCAACGGCACTTTCACGGCGCGGCAACGCGCGATCTACGATCTCGTGCTGGCGACGCAACAGGCGGCGATGGACTCGGTCCGGCCCGGCATCACCATGGGGCGGCTGGGCCAGATCGCGCGGACTTACATGCGCGATCACTCCGGCGCGCTCTGCGCGCCGCAGACCTGCGACGGGTACTTCATCCACGGCCTGGGCCACTGGATCGGCATGGACGTCCACGACGTCGGGCCGTACAACCTCCCATTGGCGCCGGGGATGGTGTTCACGATCGAGCCCGGGATCTACATCCCCGCCGAGTCGCTGGGCGTGCGGATCGAGGACGACCTGCTGGTGACGGCGACGGGTTTTGAACTATTGTCTGGCGCGGCGCCGCGGACGGCGGCCGACGTCGAACGGGTGATGAGGGAAGGCCGGGAGCCGCGCCCGCGCGCCGACGCGCGCCGCGGCAGCCCGCGTTAGGAGGCTATGATGGCCAGGGACGAGCTACCGGACCCGGCGGACGCCGGTGAGGACGAGGATACGACCATGGAAGACACCCAACACTCGGGCGCGCGGACGTTCGTCGCGGGCCTCCTCATTGGCGCGCTGGTGGGTGCGGGGGTGGCGTTGCTCTTCGCGCCGCAGAGCGGCGCCGACACGCGGCGGGTGATCAGGCGACGCGCCAAAAAGCTCGCCGCCGGCGCGGAGGACCGCTACGACGATCTGAAGGACCGTCTGCGGCAGGCGCGCCGGCGGCGCGAGGAAGACGAAGCTACCGGCTGATGCGCTGTAGCAGCTCGGTCGCCTGCTGCTTGTACTGCGGATCCATGGGGTCGCAGCCGAGCGCCAACTGCCCCACCTGCTCCAGGTGCGGCCGCGCCTCCTCCCGGCGGTCGGCGTCGATCAGCGCCTCCGCCAGATCCAGATGATGGTAGATGTTCTGCGGGTTGATGGTGATGGCCTGGGTGAAGTAGTTCACCGAGTTGTCCCACGACGCCTGGCTGAAGATCGAGGCGCCGAGGAACGTCCGCGCGAAGAACTTCGTCATGCCCGGCAGCCTCTGGATCTCGGCGTTCCAGCGGCCGAGCACGTGCATCGCGCCGTCGTGCCGCGGGTCGAGCTCGGTGGCGCGGAGCGCCTCGTCGCGGATCACCCGCGACAAGCGCACCCGGGCGCGCGCACCCATCGTGAGGGCCACTCGCCCGACGGCGACCGCCGTCATGTAATGGCCGTCGGCCCCGTTGCTGTTGACGCGCACCGCGCGCTCGGCCAGCAGCTTGGACTCGGCGTAGACGGTGTCCCGCTGAGCACGCTGCGCGTTCGGCATCATCTTGCCGATGTCGGCAAGCTCGCGCGCCGCCTTCCAGTTCGCCTCGTAGTTGAGCGAGTCGACGGCCAGGG
Coding sequences:
- a CDS encoding aminopeptidase P family protein; this encodes MGRPIDIAATTGRRQRLMDRLGDAVVVIPAARERDIEQDYPQDNDLRQHNTFFYFSMLEAQDAWIVMNARAAGADEAVLLLPERNPRRERWTGIRLAPGAEAVSLTGFPSALSVRAIDSVLTAAMSRGVPVYAPLDNTTRYEPLVQRLRGDSARVQLRNLRPVVDSMRLVKEPIEIAALRRSAQISAEAHADLMRQARPGMFEYQLEAIIEAGFRSRGADRLGYPSIVGSGINGTTLHYDVNRRQTQAGDLVVVDAAAEWGQYTADVTRTFPINGTFTARQRAIYDLVLATQQAAMDSVRPGITMGRLGQIARTYMRDHSGALCAPQTCDGYFIHGLGHWIGMDVHDVGPYNLPLAPGMVFTIEPGIYIPAESLGVRIEDDLLVTATGFELLSGAAPRTAADVERVMREGREPRPRADARRGSPR
- a CDS encoding YtxH domain-containing protein, with translation MARDELPDPADAGEDEDTTMEDTQHSGARTFVAGLLIGALVGAGVALLFAPQSGADTRRVIRRRAKKLAAGAEDRYDDLKDRLRQARRRREEDEATG